Part of the Halorhabdus utahensis DSM 12940 genome, CCGCCAGCCTGAGTGGCGAGTCAGATGTCGAGTGGGCAAAAGCAACTATCCCACACGTCGGCGCGGCGTTCCTCGGCGGATTGGCGATCGACGAGCCGACGCGGGCGGCCGCCCGCAAGATGGTCGAAGACCGCGACCGTGAGGAGTTCCTGCCCGCAAATCCGTTCGCGTTCGCCGACGAGCAACTGAATCGGCTCGCCGACGAGCCGCTCGTCGCCGGGCTGAACGTCCGGAGTGCATCCCGCGAGCCGCTCGAACGGATCGCGGAGAGCTGTGCCGACCACGGCGCGATCTGTGAGCTCAACGCCCACTGCCGACAGGACGAGATGTGCGAGACAGGGGCGGGAGAAGCGTTGCTGGCCGAGCCGGATCGACTCGCCAAGCAGGTCGAGACCGCGGCCGATGCCGGCGCGACCGTCAGCGTGAAAGTCCGGACAGAGATCGACGGCGTCGACCTCCTGGCCGTTGCCCGACGGATCGAGGCAGCGGGGGCGGACGCCGTCCACGTCGACGCGATGGACAGCGAAGGCGTCGTCGCCGAAATCGTCGCCGCGACCGATCTGTTTGTCATCGCCAACAACGGCGTCCGCGACCGGGAGACGGTCCGCGAGTACCTCGCCTGCGGCGCGGACGCCGTCAGTGTCGGTCGGCCAAGCGACCGCCCCGCCGTGCTCAAACGCGTCCGAAACGCGACTGAAGGGTGGTTCGAATCGGCCGAGACAGCCACGAGGGAAGCCACACAATGACGCGAACCATCGCCCAACAGGCCGAACTCGCCCTCCTGCTGGAAGTGGCAACGACGCCCAAGCCGGGCAACGTCGACCGCCACCGCGATCACGACGACCTCCGTTTCGAGCACTTTCTCGCTGGGGCCGTGGGCGCAAGTGAGGGGCTTCGAGACCTGGCAGATCCTGACGGACCACCGATCGGGGTGGCCTTCGAGCAGGCGGTCGCGGGCATGAGCGACCAGTCCGGCGGCAACACCCAGTTCGGCGGGTTGTTGTTGCTCGCGCCGCTGGTCCGGGCCGCCGCGCTGGGGGAGTTGACGCCGGAACGGGCCACAACCGTCGCCGAGGGGACTGGCGTCGAGGACGCTGCGGGGTTCTACCGCGCGTTCGAGCACGTCGACGTCGCTGTCGCCGACCCACCCGACGACATGGACGCCCTGGATGTCCGTCGTGGAAGCGATGCGGTCCCTGAAATCCGAGAGCGTGGCCTGTCGCTGTCCGACGTGCTGGCTCGCTCGACCGATCACGACGGTATCGCCCGCGAGTGGACGAGCGGGTTCGAACGGACTTTCGACGCTGCGGACCAGCTCGTGAGTCGCGACGGACCGCTGCCTGATCGCGCCGCCGATGTGTTTCTCGAATTGCTCGCAGCCGACCCTGACACCTTCGTCGCGATCAACCACGGCGAAGAGACGGCCCGCGAGGTTCGTGGACGGGCCGAGGCCGCCCGAGAGGGCGACACCGATCCCGAAACGCTCGCCGACGAACTCGTCGCCGAGGGGATCAACCCCGGAACGACGGCCGACATGCTGGCCGGCGGGCTGTTCGTCGCGCTCGAACGGGGGGCCGAGGTGTGAGCGAGGACTGGCCCGTCGAACTGCGCGGGATCACCGAGTCCGTCGTGACGACGCAGGGGCCGGACGGATCGTACAACGTCGCTGCGCTGGGACTATCGGCCGACGATCCAGTCACCGCGACGACCTGGGGACAAACGCGGACGCGCCGGAACTTCGAGCGGGTTGGTGAAGCCCACGTCCAGTTCACTCGGGATCCGGTGGACTTCGTCGAAGCGGCGCTGACAGTCCGGGAGATCGAGGAACCGATCCTCTCGAGTGCCGACGCCTGGGCGCGCGTGGCGGTCGAAGAGATCGACGCCGGAACGGAAGACGGAACCGAATGGGTCGAATGGGCGCTCGAACCGGTCGAGTCGGCGGTCGAGCGCGAAACGGTAACGACGACGAACCGGGGGTACGCCGCCGTGATCGAGGCGACGGTCGCAGCCTCCCGGCTCGGCGTCCCGGCCTACGACGACGACCGCCTCGCAGCGCGGCTAGCCTATTTCGCGGACGTTATCGAACGGTGTGGCGGCGAGCGCGAGCAGGTCGCCTGGCAGCGCCTGGAGACGGCTGTCGATCTGCCGGCGTTAGACGGGCGATTCGAATCCTTTTAGGCCCCGAGTCGGTAACGGGTCTACATGGCAATCAAACCCGCATACGTCAAAAAGACCGGGACGATCCTGCTGGAGCGATATCCGCGGGCGTTCTCGGCGGACTTCGAGCACAACAAGGACGTCGTCGAGGAACTCACCAACATCGAATCGAAGGGCGTGCGCAACCGCATCGCCGGCTACGTCACCCACAAGCAGGGCTCGGCCGTCGAAGCCTGATCGTCGTCTCGAACACTGTTTTCTCTCAGTCGGGACGTACCACCGGCGGCGATCGTGAGTTCAGCAGTATTGATAGACAGCACAGGCGTGCCTCAGTCCGGCAGTTATCACAGACAACACCACGTCTCGGTCAGTAAATCACTGCGAAAAGGTACTGACCGATCGCTGAATCGATGAGAACGAAATACGCACCGAAGGCGAGTCCCGGCACCCAAACGGACTCCGTTCGTTCGTAGCCGATCGCCGCGGCAGCCGGGACAGCCGCGAGGGAGATCATCGGCAAAGCGCCGACAGCCGGATCGCCCCGGACGAGAGTTGTGAGTACAGCCCCGATCGAGACCACTGCGACAGCGGCGATCCCCGAATACAACGGAGTCACCCTCCCGTCCACCCGCGACTGGACGATCTCCACACTGCGTGCGAACAGCCACGCAACCATGACACCGACGACCACCGCTGCGATCGCTCTACCGAGCGATTGAGCGAGCGGAACCGACGACATCGCCCGCTGTCCTGCGGCAGTGAGCGAGGATATTTTGGCCCCGGCCCAGGCGCGGACGGGCAGGAGTACTGTCACCGCCGCCACAGCCTGAGCAGGTCCCGTCACCCCAGCCAATCGCCCCTGGATCGCAGCGTTATAGAGGAGTGCGTACCCTACACCGCCGAGCACACCGGTGACGACGACGCTTCGAAGTATCTCGATCGGGCCGATCCGTGGCTCGAAAAACCACTCGAACCCCATGTCTCGGCCAGTCCCCACACCGAACAGGACGCCACTCCCGGCGATGACGGCGACAACGGCGACGCCCAGAACAGTCGGCAGTGCGTCAGAACCCGGAAGCGCCCTTTGGACGGTCACGTCGCGATACTGTATATATCCGACCGCGAGGACGCCTATTGTGGCGGGGCCGGCAAGATAGACGGCGATCGGCGTGACCGACTGCTGTATCAACTCGATCGCGAGGTACGCGATGACGAATGCGGCCGCGCCGATCGTCCCGGCGATCGTGACCAGATCGGGACTCGCTACCCGATCGAGCCGATCAGTCCAGTCACGGATCAGCACGTAGCTGACACCGACCACGAGCATGACGAGAACGGTGTAGACGACCGCCAGGAGGATGTGTCCGGTGAACGCCCCTCCTGGACCGATGATGGGATCGTTGGTCGGCGGGACATGCATAAGCTGGTTGAGTACTCTCCGCAACACCGTGCCCACAACGACGACGGCAGCCAGCAGGACTGCCACACTACCGTATTCGATGAGTGACGCACGGGCCGAAAGCACGCGTGATCGTTGGAGGGGACGATCAGTCATACGGAGACCAATCAAGGGAACGTGCAAATAGATTTATGTTCGGGTCGATGGATGTGGCTGGCCGGTGGCAACCGGCCCACCGGCGATCCAAACAGTTTTGACTCGTCCTCGCCCAATCCTCCAGTCATGCCAGTAACCGTCGGAATTCTGGGTGCGACAGGGGCTGTGGGTCAGCGACTCGTCCAGCTACTCGACCCGCATCCGGACTTCGAGATCGCCGCACTGACCGCGAGTGAAAACAGTGCCGGCACGTCGTATCGCGAGGCTGCCAAATGGCGCATCGACACACCGATCCCCGATCACATCGGCGAGATGACCGTCCGGGCGACCGAACCCGCGGCCGTTCCCGACGACATCGATCTGCTGTTCTCGTCGTTACCCTCCGCAGTGGGCGAAGCGGTCGAGCCCGACTTCGCCGAGGCGGGCTACGTCGTCTCCTCGAACTCCTCGAACTTCCGGACGGACCCGGACGTGCCGCTCACGATCCCCGAGGTCAACCCCGATCACGTCGAACTCCTCGACGTCCAGCGCGACCAACGCGGGTGGGACGGCGCACTCCTGAAGAACCCCAACTGCTCGACGATCACGATGGTCCCGCCGCTGGCTGCGCTGGATGAAGCCTTCGGCGTCGAGCGCGTCGACGTCTCGACGCTGCAGGCTGTCTCCGGGGCCGGCTACTCGGGGGTCACCTCGATGGAGATCATCGACAACGCCATCCCGCACATCGGCGGCGAGGAAACGAAGATGGAAACCGAATCCCGGAAGCTCCTCGGCGAGTTCGACGGCAGCGAGGTGGAGTGGTTGGATGCTGACGTCGCTGCTTCGTGCAACCGGATCCCGACCCTCGACGGCCATCTGGAGAACGTCTGGGCGGACCTGGACGGGGATGTCAGCGTCGAAGAAGCCGCCGAAGCGATGGCGGCGTACCCCTCCGCGGACCTCCACAGTTCGCCTGGTCCGCTGATCAAGGTCTTTGACGAACCCGACCGACCCCAGCCCCGACTCGACCGCAACCGCGAGGACGGGATGCAGATCAGCGTCGGCGGGATCCAGGAAACCGAGACCGGAATCCAGTTCAATACCCTCGCGCACAACACCCTCCGCGGCGCGGCCGGCGCGAGCATCCTCAACGGCGAGTTGCTCGTCGAGAAAGGCTACGTCTGAGACAGCGGACGACGGGAACGGAAATCCACGGGGGAAGACACTTCACCCGTCCCCGCACATGCTGGGCATGGTCTCCCGTGAAACGCTCGTTCACCTCGGTTCTGTCCTGGCGGCGTTGTCGCTACTCGTCGTCTCAGGATGGCTGTTCCCGGCACTCGACGGTTCGCTGCTCGTCTTCGTGTATCTGTGCTATCACGCACTGATCTTCGGGGGTGCCCACGCATATTTTGCCTGGCGTGGCGAGGCTGGTACCGTGCCGGTACCCTCACGCTGGCGATTCCTGTGGGCACTCGCCGCATGGATCGTCCTCGGGGTTGTCGGTGCGTTGGGCCCCGATTGGACTGTCCAAGGCGTTCCGACTGATGCAGTGATGGCCGGCCTGGGTGTCGTCGTCCTCCTCGGCTACTGGCTCCTGGAAGCACAGGACGGCTACCGAAGCAGTCGGCCCACCTGACACGCGAGATGGCTCGAACGGCGACTCCGGACCACAACGCCTTCGTAGACACCGCCCGCAGGTGGACTATGGCCGATCGTCAACGCGTCCGGTTTGTCATCGGGGCGATTGCGACCGCCGGGTTGGTCGCGGTCTCGCTGTTCACCGATCTGGACGATCCCGTCGTGTTGGGTGCCGTCGTCCTCGCGTATTTCGGCGCGATCTACGGCGGGACGAGCCTGTATCTGTGGTTTCGCGAGGAACGGTCCGTCCGGATCACGGGACGGGTGCGGTTCCTGGGTGCACTCCTCGTGCTCCTCGGGGTTGGTCTGCTCAACCGGTTCGGCCCGAACGGGCAGATCGCTGGGGCCGACGTCGACGCTGTCCTGGCCTGGTTCGGACTCGCCGTCCTCGTCGTCTTCGGCGCATTGGCCGTCCGTGATCGCTACGTGGACGGCCGACGCACCGAGTTGCGTAGAGAGCGACCCTAGCCGAATGACGACGCCCCTCAGCCGACCCTGTTTTCGAGTTCGTCGTGATCGCCGCCAGCGAGGATTGTCTCGACGTTCGGCGCGACGATGTCGGCCAGCCGCTCGTAGTATTCGGGCGTATGACCGGAGACGTGGGGCGTGATGAGCACGTTCTCGAAGTCCCACAGCGGGTGGTCGTTCGGCAGTGGTTCGGGGTCAGTCACGTCCAGGGCTGCGCCGCGGAGGTGGTTCTGACGGAGTGCGGAGAGGAGTGCGTCCGTGTCCACGATCGGTCCCCGGGCGACGTTGACGAGTACCGCCGACGGCGGGAGCGTCTGGAGTTCGTCACGGCCGATCAGCCCCCGCGTCTCCTCGGTCAGC contains:
- a CDS encoding tRNA-dihydrouridine synthase, giving the protein MSGVEPLPFEPRVAAASLSGESDVEWAKATIPHVGAAFLGGLAIDEPTRAAARKMVEDRDREEFLPANPFAFADEQLNRLADEPLVAGLNVRSASREPLERIAESCADHGAICELNAHCRQDEMCETGAGEALLAEPDRLAKQVETAADAGATVSVKVRTEIDGVDLLAVARRIEAAGADAVHVDAMDSEGVVAEIVAATDLFVIANNGVRDRETVREYLACGADAVSVGRPSDRPAVLKRVRNATEGWFESAETATREATQ
- a CDS encoding triphosphoribosyl-dephospho-CoA synthase, with protein sequence MTRTIAQQAELALLLEVATTPKPGNVDRHRDHDDLRFEHFLAGAVGASEGLRDLADPDGPPIGVAFEQAVAGMSDQSGGNTQFGGLLLLAPLVRAAALGELTPERATTVAEGTGVEDAAGFYRAFEHVDVAVADPPDDMDALDVRRGSDAVPEIRERGLSLSDVLARSTDHDGIAREWTSGFERTFDAADQLVSRDGPLPDRAADVFLELLAADPDTFVAINHGEETAREVRGRAEAAREGDTDPETLADELVAEGINPGTTADMLAGGLFVALERGAEV
- a CDS encoding DUF447 domain-containing protein, giving the protein MSEDWPVELRGITESVVTTQGPDGSYNVAALGLSADDPVTATTWGQTRTRRNFERVGEAHVQFTRDPVDFVEAALTVREIEEPILSSADAWARVAVEEIDAGTEDGTEWVEWALEPVESAVERETVTTTNRGYAAVIEATVAASRLGVPAYDDDRLAARLAYFADVIERCGGEREQVAWQRLETAVDLPALDGRFESF
- a CDS encoding 30S ribosomal protein S17e; protein product: MAIKPAYVKKTGTILLERYPRAFSADFEHNKDVVEELTNIESKGVRNRIAGYVTHKQGSAVEA
- the asd gene encoding aspartate-semialdehyde dehydrogenase: MPVTVGILGATGAVGQRLVQLLDPHPDFEIAALTASENSAGTSYREAAKWRIDTPIPDHIGEMTVRATEPAAVPDDIDLLFSSLPSAVGEAVEPDFAEAGYVVSSNSSNFRTDPDVPLTIPEVNPDHVELLDVQRDQRGWDGALLKNPNCSTITMVPPLAALDEAFGVERVDVSTLQAVSGAGYSGVTSMEIIDNAIPHIGGEETKMETESRKLLGEFDGSEVEWLDADVAASCNRIPTLDGHLENVWADLDGDVSVEEAAEAMAAYPSADLHSSPGPLIKVFDEPDRPQPRLDRNREDGMQISVGGIQETETGIQFNTLAHNTLRGAAGASILNGELLVEKGYV